The following is a genomic window from Armatimonadota bacterium.
TGGCGCCGGGGTGGGATGAAGGACTACAGAACCTGTTCCCGCCCGACTCGAAGCCCCTTGCGACGCGCAGCGCGTTCGGGGTTGCGCTGAACGCGCTGGCGTCGCGCGTGAGCAACCTGATGGGCGGCGCGGGCGACCTCGCGCCCAGCACCAAGACGATCATGGAGGGTGCCGGCGACTTCCTGGGCGACGATCACAGCGGCCGCAACATGCGCTTCGGCGTGCGCGAGCATGCAATGGGCTCGATTGCCGTAGGCATGGCCTTGCACGGCGGCGTCATCCCGTACACCGCGACTTTCCTCGCCTTCGCCGACTACATGCGCCCACCCATGCGTCTCGCCGCGATGTCGGAAGCGAGAGTGATTTTCAACTTCAGCCATGACAGCATCGGTGTCGGCGAAGACGGGCCCACGCACGAGCCGATCGAGCAGATGATGAACCTGCGGGCTGTGCCCAAGCTGACCGTCATTCGCCCCGCGGATGCCAACGAGACCGCCGAGGCGCTGCGCGCCGGGCTCGCCAACGCTGACGGGCCGACCGTGATCATCACCAGCCGCCAGAACCTGCCGGTGCTGGATCAAAAGAAGTACGCCCCCGCCGAAGGCTTGCGCCGCGGCGGGTACGTGCTGTGGCAATCCGGCGACGGCACTCCGGAAGTCGTCCTCATCGGCACCGGCTCGGAAGTGCACGTCTGTCTCGAGGCGGCCGAGAAGCTCGCCGCGGACGGCATCAACGCGCGAGTGGTGTCGCTTCCGAGTTGGGAGCTGTTCAACGGCCAGCCCGCCGATTACCGCGAGAGCGTTCTGCCCGGTGCGGTGAAAGCGCGCGTCGCGGTGGAGGCGGGGATCGCGTTGGGTTGGGAACACTACGTCGGCTGCGAGGGAGCGATCGTCGGGATGACGACGTTCGGCGCCAGCGCGCCCGGCAAGACTGTTTTCGAGAAGTTCGGGTTCACGCCCGAGCATGTCGCGGAGGTCGCGAAGGGGCTTGGGCACCCCGCCGCGCGGCGACGCCAACGCCGCTCCGCGCGGTCCTCATAGCAGGCGCAGCTCGTACTGCCCGCCGGGTTGCGTCGTGAAGATGAGATGCGCGTGCGGCGCGGCAGTGCGCGCGACCTCGCGTCCGTCACTCGTGGTCGCGGCCATCCTCTGCCCCGGCCACGGATTCGCGACGCGGCAGTCTCCCCCGAGCAGGCTCCGGATACGAACGTTCCGGACATCGCCTTCTCGCGTGCGAACTGCCGACACGCGGAATCCACCTTGCGCTGCGAAGTTCTCCATCACGATTTCGGTGTCGGCCGGAACCGCGGGGAACAGGCGAATGGACTGATAGGACAGCAGCAGGTTCTCCGGCCCCACGGGCGCGCCCTCGCGCCAGATGCCGAGCCGCGGACGCACGCAGTTATCGAGATACGGCCTGTGGGGTTCCCAGACCTGTATCTGGTCGAGCGTGCGCGTCGCGAGGGCGAGCGGTTCCGACGACGAGTCCAGCCCGACGCCATCGCCCCAGAAAACAGCCGCGAGCGGCACGGGGATATTGTACTCAANNNNNNNNNNNNNNNNNNNNNNNNNNNNNNNNNNNNNNNNNNNNNNNNNNNNNNNNNNNNNNNNNNNNNNNNNNNNNNNNNNNNNNNNNNNNNNNNNNNNCACCAACGGCGTGTGGGACGGCGGCGGCGGCGGCGGCCTGGACGTGGACGGCACGCATATCTTCTACGGGTGGATCGAGCGGCTGGCGGACGTGGCGTCCTGGGCCTCCGGCGAGGCGCCGACCGGCGGGTACGGCGACGGCACCTTCCGGCCGACGGTCATCTGCACCCGCGGACAGATGGCGACATTCATCCAGCGCGGCTGCAACTTCGCGAAACCGATCAAGTAGGCATCGCAGGCCAGCAAGTTCACCGCCTGCCTCAATTGCCGACTGTGCGACGGGAGGGCGTGATGCCCTCCCGTCGGCGTTTGGGCGCCGCGGTGCCTGGGCACAAACGCGAGGGCCCCCTGGCGGGGGCCCTTGGAACTGACGCCGCGCGGCCGGGCGCTCAGTGCTTGGTCGGCGCGGTAACGTGGGGATGCTTGGGGACGAGCCAGTCGCCGGTGCGCGCCCACTCGTACTCCGGGCTGTTCCATGCGCCCTCGGCGTACTCCGCATAGGCGGCGCTCCACTCGCGCACGGGCTGAGCAAGGCGGCCGATGATGTCCTCGGCGCCCTCATGGGTCGGGTAGATATCCGGCGCCTTGCCCAGGGCCTCTTCGAGCCATTCGTTGTGGTCGACGATGGGGCACGGGCGCAGCGGGTTGGGATCGCGGCGGTTGACGTCGCGAATCGCGACGAACAGCGGTGACTTGAGGACGTCCCACAGGTGCTCGCCGCGGGCGTACATGTCGTGGATGTTGTCGGCGGCGAAGTGCATGAAGACGCACGGTTCGAGGTCGCCGCGGAAGTTAAGGTGGAGGTAGAGCGTGCCGCCGGACATGCAGCCGCCGGTGAGGCAGCCGTCGTTCCAGAAGTCGGCGCAGAAGATGGGGCGCGTGCGGCGGATCTCCATGACCTTGCGCCGCATGCGGTCGCGCTGCTCGGCGGTGGGCATGAGGTCAACGCTGGCGTCCTGCCCGACCGGCACGAACATGAAGAACCAGCCGAAGAGGCATCCCTTGTCAATGACCATATCGAAGAACTCGTCATTGAGGAAGGCGTCGGCGTTGAGCCGGGTGTAGGTGCCGGAGAAGCCGAACAGGATGCCGGCGGCGCGGAGTCGGTCCATCGTATCCATGATCGTGTCGAAGATGCCCGCGCCGCGGCGGAAGTCGGTCTGCTCCCGAAAGCCCTCGATGCTGATGCCGGGGGAGACGTTGCCTGATTTCTGCATCCGCTCGATGGTGGCGTCGGAGATACAGGTGCCGTTGGTGTAGACCTGGAACACGCAGTCGCTGTGCTTCTCGTAGAGGTCGAGCAGGTCGGGGCGGACGAACGGCTCGCCGCCGGAGATGGTGAACATGTGGATGCCCATCTGCTTGGCTTCGGCGACGACGCGATCGAGGGTCTCGAAACTCATGGGGTCGGTGTCGCGGGGGTACGCGCCCGCGTAGCAGCCCAGGCACTTGAGGTTGCAGCGCATGGTGGGGCTGATGACCATGAGATACGGCGGCGGGATGCCGAAGCGCTCCGCGAAATCATTGCGCACCTGCTGGCCGAGCCAGGTCGCGTTGATGCCGAGGTCGGCGATGAGGCGCCGGCGGTAGTTGGGATGCAACTGGGTCATGACCTTGCGCGCCAGCTCCAGCGAGGGGTGTTTGCGCTCGAACAGGTCGCGCAGGCCCTGGAGCTGAGCCTTGTGATTGTCGTAGCGGGCGACGTAGCGTTCGAGGAGCGTGATGAGCCGGATCAGGCTCTCGTCCGAGCTGCGGGCGAGAAGACTGAGCAGCGGGTCGGCGATGGCGTGGGTCGCTGCGACCTTGGCGCGCGTGCGGAAACTGGGCGAGGGAGCCTTCCAAGCAGACTCGACGGAAAGCATGACAGCACCTCCGTGGGAGGCGGGGTCGGGCCCCGTCTCATGCTTCAGCTGACGGTTCCGCGTAACCGCGCGTGGAGGTTGTGCCGCCGACGCGGTGCATCCCGGGGTCGGCAGGCACGGTCTATGTCTCTGTAGTGCGACTCCTTTGTTCCAGCGCGACCCGCGTCACCGAGCGCGTCTGCGTCCGCGCAAGCAGCTCCCGAGCGCGGTGGAGTCCAGCAGCTCTACCACAAACCGGGGGCTGCCTTGACGACTAGCCTACAACTCTATCGCTTGCTTGTCAAGGCGGGACGCGGGCGGAATCGGGTGCAACCGAGGCGGCTGCGGCCGCAACCGAGGGTGGACCCCGCTATCGAGCCTGCTTACCCCTGGGCCGGCGCAGGCGGCAAGCTCTCGGCGGCGAATAGACTGGCGAGTTTCCCCATGGAGGTGCTGAGATGCCCGCTCGCAGAAACCCGCGCGCAAAAGGACGATCGTCCGCGACCATACTGCTCGTCGGCGCGCACCCCGATGACGAAATCCACGCCGCCGGGGCCATCCTCAACCATACCGCGCGCGGCCACCGCGCCGTGATCGTGACCATGACTCGCGGCGGCATGGGGCACATGTCCATGCCGACGGAGGAGCTGAAGCGAGTGCGGAGTCGCGAGGCCAGGGCGTGCGCCAAGGTGCTCGGCGCGGAGCTGGTGCTGCTCGATCACGAGGACAGCGCGGTGCCCTACTCGCGCGACGTCGCCCTGGAACTGGCGCGGCTCTACCGGCAGCATCGCCCTGTCTGCGTGCTGACCCACGGCCCGGATGACCCGCACCCCGATCACCGCAACACGCACAAAGGCGCGATAGACGCGTTTTACCTCGCGTCCCTGCCGCTGCTCGATCTCGGATATCCCTACTTCGATCTGCCGCAGATCTTGTGCTTCGGCGGACGCGACCCCGACGTCTATGTGGACATCTCGAAGGTGATGGAGAAGAAGATCAGGGCGGCGTCCAAGCACAAGTCGCAGTTCGAGTCGTGGCTGGTGGAGCACAAGGCGGGTGTGGATCGCAAGTACACGACGCGCGACATCTACGGCGTCATCCCGCGGCGCGCGCAGGCGGTCGGCTCTGCCGCGAACGTGGAGTACGCGGAGGCCTTCACGTCGTTCTTCAGGCCGGCGCCTCAGGCGACGGAGTTGCTGCCGGGGGTGGAGTGAGTTAGCCGCGGATCCATCCCCAGGGGCACGGCATACTGTGCCCCTGCGGGCCTGTCACGCGAGGAGAGACAGCAGTCCACACGCCCGCGCGGTCGCTGAGAGCTTCACGCCGCCCGAGCGCGGCAGCACCTACGCCTCACTGCCCCACATTGAGGCCCATCTGCACGTCGCCCTGGCTCTCGTTCCTAACCTTCTCGCCGCCGCGGAAGCGGTTGCCCATGATGATGCCCGCGCGCAGGTTGGGGCCGAGGGTGATCTGGGCCTTATCCTCGTCCATGAAGTCGCACGAGCTGACGGTGAGGCCGTCGCAGTCCGCATAGATGCACGGCTCGCCCTGGTCCTGGCGATCCCAGCCCGCGAAGTGGCACGCGTTGAAGGTGACGTGGCCGCCGCCCTTGAGGTCGGCCTGACGGACGGTTTCGTTGACCGGCCAGAAGCCGCAGTTGTTGAACTTCACCGGGCCCGAGTTGGTCTCTTTGACGACGACGGTCGCCATGAACTGGCTGGTGTTGAAGGCGATGCCGGCATGCCCCTGCACCGCGTCCACCAGCACGGCGGTCGGGCCGACATCGGAGCCGGACTGGGTGAGCACGACGTTGCCCGGGCCGTTGTCGAGCGCGACGAAGCGGAAGCCCACCTTGTAGGCGATGCAGAAGCAGTTGGTGACGTATTCCCAGTCGGTGCGCCCGAAGATGAACGCCTCGCCCTGCTCGAGGGTGAACTGGCGCGCCTTGGAGTCGCCGCCGATCATCCAGAACGGCCAGAGGTGGACGTTCTCGATGCGGCCGACGTCGAAGCACTTGTCCACGAAGATGCCGCGGTAGAGCGCCTGGGAGTAGAGGCCATTGATGTAATGGCGGCCCGCCGGGAACGTGCCGAAGTCCACGGCCTGGTAGGGGTTGACGAGGAGGCAGTCAATAATCGAGCAGTCGTCGCCGATGCCGCGGACGCACCAGGGGTACGCCTTGGGTGGGTTCTCGTCAACCTGGTCGGGGTAGAGGACGGCGATGCCGCGGAGGGTCGAGTTGGTGTGCAGCGTGATGAACGGCTCGCCGTCGGGGTCGCCCGCGCCCTCCACGGCAAGGAGCACGCTGCCCGCGCCGATGCTGCGGGCGGGGGCGCGCCATGTGCCTTCGAGGGTGACGTTGTCGGGGACGGAGAGATGCCCTTTGATGAGGTAGCGTCCGCCGGGGACTTGCACGATGCCACCGTGCTCGGCAGCGGCGTCGAGCGCGGCCTGGACGGCGGCGGTGCAGTCAGCTTCGCCCCCGGCCTGAGCGCCGTAATCGAGGACGTTGAAGAACATCTGCGTGCGCTCCTTCTCGCCGCCCTGCTGGGCCACGGCCGCGTATGAGAGAATCGCGATGAGCGGCGCGATGAGAGTGAGCCTCATGTGTCGCCTCCTCGGAAAGGAATGGCCTGCTCCACGATACGGGGAGATTCGCCTGCGACGGGGGTGTTTCCTCGCCCGCACGAGGCGTGCGCGCGAGGGGACGGCCGCGGCACCTTGAGCCTTCCGATCACTCTCTAGTGCTCGCGACGAAGCGTCGTGTGCCGCTCGCGAGCAGGAAGGCAAACCAGGTTGCCAAAGGCGGCGCTTCGGGAAACAGTCGTGTCCAGCCCAGTGTGCCTCAATCGCACAGGTCGCCAGGCCTTGGCCGGTCACGCGACGTGTCCGGCGCGAAGGCTATTGGTCGATCTTCACGGCGTATCGGAGCCCTCGGATCCCTCTGCCGGTGCCGTTTCGCCCATGCATCCCACCAGCAACCAGGCGATACCCGCAATGACACCACCGCACGCGACATAGCGTGAGGCCCAGTCCGCCTCGCCGACGTATTCACCGGCGACGAGAAACGCCAGGCCCATAATAGCAAACGCAATGCCCACAGCGCAGAGCCGCCATCGCTGAGTGCGCTGGCCCTGCTGTCGCTGGGTGCTAGCGAGGCTGATAATCAGGACTGCTATGAACGTAGCGAATATGAGCAGCGTGCCGCCGGTATCCAATCCGGGGTCGCGCGCAAAACCCGGGCCGAACAGGATTGCCCAAGCCACAAGATACACGATGGCTATGGCGTAAAGCAGTCTGACCATCCCGTGTCGCTTCATCAGTTCGGCTTCGGCTGGTCGGCGCGCGCCGCAGGTGTCGAGACCGCCTTCCACGCAGCGAGGAGCGCAAGGACGCCCGCCAGCGTCGCCACCGAGCCGTCAATCCACGATTCGAAAGGACGCTCGTCTGAGAACGTGTCCACGTACATCCGGCCTGCCAGTTCCAGCACGTTCAGTGCGAGTATAAAGAGGCCGGACACGAGAAAGGCTGCTGCGGCCCCCCGAATCCACCATCGCCTCAGAGCCACTGGGCGGTGTCTGTACAGGAACGCGACACCCAGCACCCACGCGACCATCAAGAGTCGAACTGCGAGATATCCGCCTGCGTTCGCCGAGGGATGTATGAGGAATTCGCGGCCGAGGGTTGCAGCGGACAACAGGAAACATGTAATCGCGACACCGTAGAAGATGATGACCATGCCTATGATCTCCTCTATCGCGAAAGCCTGGGGCAGGAGGCGCTTCGACTCCGTTCAGGACAAACAAGCCTCTGGCCTAGGAATCCGCGAGGGCACAGCCGAGGGCCCTTCGGCAGGCTCGGGATGAACGGCTGTGCTCGACGTGTTGCGCTACTGCGCGGCGAGGTAGATGCGGCCGGTGTCCTGGTCGAAGGTCACGGTGAAGCCGAGGGCGTCGCGGAACAGGCCGAGCGGCACCATCGCGCGCTCGCGCACCAGCGTGGCCTCGGTCTCGAGCATGTACTGCGTGGAATCCACGAGCGCGGCCCGGCTGCCGATGGTGACCCAGATGTCGCGCGCGAAGGCCTTAGCCCGCACTTGCCTGCTTGCGGGTATCCAGTGAACCGCGCCGCCGGCGTGCTCGACGATGGCGCGGAACGGCGCGAGGGAGATGCCGCCCTCAGTTAGGACCGGCACGTCGGTGTACACCGACTCGCCGTTGAGGACGAGCGAGGATTGCCAGGGGATGCGCAGCGTGCGGCCGGCGGCGAGTTCGGCGTTGGCATGCAGCCCGTTGAGGCGCGCGATTGCCTCGGTCGGCACGCTGTAGCGCGCGGAGATCGTGCCCAACTGCTCGCCCGGCCTGACGGTGTGCAGGATGACATCCCCGCGTTCGCTCCGCGTCGCCGAGACGACAATCGGCGGANNNNNNNNNNNNNNNNNNNNNNNNNNNNNNNNNNNNNNNNNNNNNNNNNNNNNNNNNNNNNNNNNNNNNNNNNNNNNNNNNNNNNNNNNNNNNNNNNNNNAGCGTCCCGTAGCCTTGTGCACAGTGGATGAAGTTGATGCCCCGAGCGAGTCCCGCCTTCAGCACGTTGGTCTGGGCACCGATTCCGCCCATGGTGAAAGGCGTGACTTTCAGCCCGGTGCTCCCCAGCTTACGCAGCACAGGCACGGCGGGACTACTGGCCTGTGCAGCAGCAGATGCGCATCCCGCCATCGCAGCGCCGAGACCGCTCGCGGCCGCTGCCGCCTTAGCCGAGTCAGCGAGGAAGTCCCGCCGGGTAAGGCCCACTTGGCGCCCCTTCGGTTGTGAAGTTTCATTCTTTGCCACAGTTCCTACCTCCATGTGGCCACTAGAGAATCATGTAACGTACAAGCCGTAGCGCAATGGTTTCGGTCAATCTCACAGCGAGTCCTGCCGGCGCGCGGCCGGCGGATGTTGCATCATCCCTGCAGGGCGCCGCGGCGCCAGAGGTGAAGC
Proteins encoded in this region:
- a CDS encoding S-layer homology domain-containing protein, giving the protein TNGVWDGGGGGGLDVDGTHIFYGWIERLADVASWASGEAPTGGYGDGTFRPTVICTRGQMATFIQRGCNFAKPIK
- the tkt gene encoding transketolase; this encodes MAADTRLDHLCINTIRFLAVDAVEKAKSGHPGAPMGAAPMAYVLWDRFLKHNPRNPAWFDRDRFLLSAGHASMLLYALLHLTGYDLPMEELQRFRQWGSKTPGHPESVLTPGVELTTGPLGQGFANGVGMAIAEAWLGSRYNRPSHELINHYTYALASDGDLQEGVSAEAASLAGTLKLGKLIYLYDDNGIQIEGSTDPCFMEDVGKRFDAYGWQVLGPVDGNDLGGIHAAIAEAQTDTARPSLIICQSIIGYGSPMQNTGKVHGEPLGEDNVRAAKEKLGWPQEPTFHVPDEVAAHMRQAVERGSDSEEAWQQKLAAYRREYPEEAREFEAQSRGELAPGWDEGLQNLFPPDSKPLATRSAFGVALNALASRVSNLMGGAGDLAPSTKTIMEGAGDFLGDDHSGRNMRFGVREHAMGSIAVGMALHGGVIPYTATFLAFADYMRPPMRLAAMSEARVIFNFSHDSIGVGEDGPTHEPIEQMMNLRAVPKLTVIRPADANETAEALRAGLANADGPTVIITSRQNLPVLDQKKYAPAEGLRRGGYVLWQSGDGTPEVVLIGTGSEVHVCLEAAEKLAADGINARVVSLPSWELFNGQPADYRESVLPGAVKARVAVEAGIALGWEHYVGCEGAIVGMTTFGASAPGKTVFEKFGFTPEHVAEVAKGLGHPAARRRQRRSARSS
- a CDS encoding LysM peptidoglycan-binding domain-containing protein, which produces PPIVVSATRSERGDVILHTVRPGEQLGTISARYSVPTEAIARLNGLHANAELAAGRTLRIPWQSSLVLNGESVYTDVPVLTEGGISLAPFRAIVEHAGGAVHWIPASRQVRAKAFARDIWVTIGSRAALVDSTQYMLETEATLVRERAMVPLGLFRDALGFTVTFDQDTGRIYLAAQ
- a CDS encoding PIG-L family deacetylase — translated: MPARRNPRAKGRSSATILLVGAHPDDEIHAAGAILNHTARGHRAVIVTMTRGGMGHMSMPTEELKRVRSREARACAKVLGAELVLLDHEDSAVPYSRDVALELARLYRQHRPVCVLTHGPDDPHPDHRNTHKGAIDAFYLASLPLLDLGYPYFDLPQILCFGGRDPDVYVDISKVMEKKIRAASKHKSQFESWLVEHKAGVDRKYTTRDIYGVIPRRAQAVGSAANVEYAEAFTSFFRPAPQATELLPGVE
- a CDS encoding radical SAM protein, whose translation is MLSVESAWKAPSPSFRTRAKVAATHAIADPLLSLLARSSDESLIRLITLLERYVARYDNHKAQLQGLRDLFERKHPSLELARKVMTQLHPNYRRRLIADLGINATWLGQQVRNDFAERFGIPPPYLMVISPTMRCNLKCLGCYAGAYPRDTDPMSFETLDRVVAEAKQMGIHMFTISGGEPFVRPDLLDLYEKHSDCVFQVYTNGTCISDATIERMQKSGNVSPGISIEGFREQTDFRRGAGIFDTIMDTMDRLRAAGILFGFSGTYTRLNADAFLNDEFFDMVIDKGCLFGWFFMFVPVGQDASVDLMPTAEQRDRMRRKVMEIRRTRPIFCADFWNDGCLTGGCMSGGTLYLHLNFRGDLEPCVFMHFAADNIHDMYARGEHLWDVLKSPLFVAIRDVNRRDPNPLRPCPIVDHNEWLEEALGKAPDIYPTHEGAEDIIGRLAQPVREWSAAYAEYAEGAWNSPEYEWARTGDWLVPKHPHVTAPTKH